Proteins from a single region of Argopecten irradians isolate NY chromosome 7, Ai_NY, whole genome shotgun sequence:
- the LOC138328281 gene encoding E3 ubiquitin-protein ligase TRIM56-like isoform X2, with product MATSQRKVRQSLRKKNISQNISLVCRKFLRDIPIEFSCTNVQEISGNPGPIVIIEICPTHYCTPPVGPISIYVISLDLFKMAEGGRLPELDLHLLECPICLERLQQPKSLPCLHTFCQECLGTYITRELSEQRVSDTSFPCPICRKMTSLVNQAETKGKWAEQFPTNAVIQDLIQLKERTSEVPYCTPCQTKGSPTNPAKFWCKTLDLDLCEECKVQYHDILHRNCDIIDVSVCDVRHRKPEESTPKCEEHNGTIIWYCEDHKKLGCNECIIEYHRQCEVVMKAKKYLEKLKDETKLEDMKNLLKKGSEVMKSFVKDFDEQIQSLVHNQDLALKSIVDLRQRIEEQLDELQKAVTDKVVTRFKEEKMTIEASLRQCERLMNGMLNTLKTSVKAADENNHIEAMVSYLRGQAEVDSCKDLIKEMQESFTSVSIHHQVPDPRTLGADMLGKVVTEKKTRIFPVDLGFLSVPLMERQVKEIGQFNVKIPGDQKDCYICGIVCLPDTNIVVSDRSNNKIKLFTDEGQYLDQVNIPANSHDMCLVDDTSVAVTGNGIGVRVFKAEDKKLSLLRIINLNKDLYGITYNDGRFVVSEYGGGVYSLIQDEVTDLIHNYSKTCRYLTHDAVTGDTIVSVDTDTTLDVVVSRLSADKRHTGVMEVGGVVRGAKGIDVDREGNTYVCGYRSHNVVQMSGDGTRVRELLTSTDGIQYPTAIAVRGDKFVVFNKVYLNNHIHIFQLQ from the coding sequence ATCAGTCTAGATCTCTTCAAAATGGCGGAAGGCGGACGCCTACCAGAGCTTGACCTACACTTACTTGAGTGTCCAATCTGCCTTGAAAGACTCCAACAACCCAAGTCCTTACCCTGCCTTCACACTTTCTGCCAGGAATGTCTTGGAACCTACATCACCAGGGAACTGTCCGAGCAAAGGGTGTCGGACACGTCATTTCCATGTCCGATCTGTCGGAAGATGACCTCACTTGTCAATCAAGCCGAAACAAAGGGGAAATGGGCAGAGCAGTTCCCGACTAATGCCGTGATTCAGGACCTTATCCAGCTCAAAGAACGTACGTCTGAGGTTCCCTATTGTACACCCTGCCAGACAAAGGGTTCTCCTACCAATCCAGCCAAATTCTGGTGTAAGACGCTGGACCTAGATTTGTGTGAGGAATGTAAGGTACAATATCATGATATTCTACACAGAAATTGTGATATCATAGATGTAAGCGTGTGTGATGTCCGCCACAGAAAACCAGAGGAATCGACTCCAAAATGTGAAGAACACAATGGAACTATAATCTGGTATTGCGAAGATCACAAAAAACTCGGATGTAACGAATGTATAATTGAATACCACCGACAGTGTGAAGTGGTGATGAAGGCGAAGAAATATCTAGAGAAGCTGAAAGATGAGACAAAACTAGAAGACATGAAGAACTTGCTGAAAAAGGGGTCAGAGGTCATGAAGTCGTTTGTGAAGGACTTTGATGAACAGATTCAATCCTTGGTACACAATCAAGATTTAGCTCTGAAGAGCATTGTAGATCTGCGCCAAAGGATCGAGGAACAGCTTGATGAGCTTCAGAAGGCCGTCACAGATAAAGTAGTGACAAGATTCAAAGAGGAAAAAATGACCATCGAGGCTTCGCTACGACAATGTGAACGTCTTATGAATGGGATGCTGAATACATTGAAAACATCGGTCAAAGCTGCTGACGAAAACAACCACATCGAGGCAATGGTATCGTACCTGAGAGGTCAGGCCGAGGTCGACTCGTGTAAGGACCTGATCAAGGAGATGCAAGAGTCATTTACGTCAGTCAGTATTCATCACCAAGTTCCTGATCCCAGGACTCTTGGCGCTGATATGTTGGGAAAGGTCGTCACTGAAAAAAAGACACGGATATTTCCTGTTGATCTTGGATTCCTGTCTGTACCTCTGATGGAACGTCAGGTGAAGGAGATAGGACAATTTAACGTTAAGATTCCGGGAGATCAAAAGGATTGCTATATATGTGGAATTGTGTGCCTTCCGGACACCAATATTGTTGTCAGCGACCGCAGCAATAATAAGATAAAGCTTTTTACAGATGAAGGACAGTACCTCGATCAGGTCAACATTCCAGCAAACTCACATGATATGTGTCTGGTGGACGACACTTCTGTTGCTGTCACTGGCAATGGGATCGGTGTACGAGTCTTTAAAGCGGAGGACAAGAAACTGTCGCTGTTACGTATCATCAACTTAAACAAAGATTTGTATGGTATTACCTACAACGACGGAAGGTTTGTTGTCAGTGAATACGGAGGGGGAGTATACAGTCTTATACAGGACGAGGTCACTGACCTGATACACAACTATTCGAAGACCTGTCGGTACCTGACACATGACGCTGTGACGGGAGATACTATCGTCAGTGTTGATACGGACACAACTTTGGACGTTGTAGTGTCCAGACTGTCGGCTGACAAACGCCACACGGGCGTGATGGAGGTGGGTGGTGTTGTGAGAGGTGCCAAGGGAATAGACGTAGACAGAGAGGGGAACACCTACGTGTGTGGTTATAGGTCACACAATGTCGTACAGATGTCTGGGGACGGGACACGTGTCAGGGAACTGTTGACATCAACTGACGGAATACAGTATCCAACAGCAATAGCTGTACGTGGTGACAAGTTTGTTGTCTTCAATAAAGTATATCTAAACAATCACATCCATATATTCCAACTTCAATGA